GCGCAAGCCGATGTACCAGCCCAGGGATGCATAAGCACTCCAAAGAAGCCATGGGGGTAGGGTGATAGCCATGAGCCCCAGGGAGTTCAGCACGGCCCCGAAGACCATGGGCAAAAGCAGTGCTCCGGCCGGAATGCGCCCCAGACGGCCAAGGATTACACCGCCAACCACCAAGACCATGGTCAGACCCAATGGTCCAAGGGGTGCGTCAAAGCCCGGCGACCAAGTCCGGACGGGCTCGTCGACGGCATGCCCCAAAAGCAGGCGGGCAACGCCGGACGCGGTGAGCACGACCACGAACACCCGCAGGTACTGCATGAAGGCCACCATGCGGATGTCGGCTCCGTACGACTCGGCCATGGCCGTCATGGCTGCGGCCCCGCCCGGGGAGGTGCCCCAGGCCGCGGTGTTGCCCGGTAAGGTTCCGAAACGCATGAGCCCGAGCCCCACCAGTGCCCCGAAGAAAATGACAAGGGCAATGGCCAGAAGCATCACTGGCCAACTATCGGACAAGGCGGCTAGGGTGGAGGGAGTGATGGTGACGGCCACCATGCAGCCCACCACGGCCTGGGCCCCGGCAAAGGCCCAATTGGGCACGGCCAGACCGGACCCCTGAAGGGCAAAGGCCACACCGATGAGCATGGGTCCGAGCATCATGGCCGCGGGAACCTGGGCCCATTGCAGACCGGCGGCCAACAGGGCCGAGACAAAGGTCAGGGCGACCCAAAGGCCGATTTTTCGCAGGCGAGGCATGGACTCTCCCGACGGCAAACGCCGTCATGTGATTTTCCCTGGAAATCAGATTCTCGAACAAAAACTTCCAGATATGCGGGGCTGGCATGTGGGTGAACCGCTGAAGACCTATTCTTCCGGGACCATCACCGCCGGCCACGCTCCGCGCACGGCATTGACGAGCAGTATCCGCTCGCCACACTCCAGGTCTCGGCGGCCCACGTGCGCCTCCCGCACCCTCCCCCTCTCCAAAAGCCGCTGTCGGCCGACGCCGGCAAGGAGGCCGCAGGCGCGGAACGGCGTGATCCACTCTCCACCCACACGAATCAATATGTTGGCGATGGTGGTCTCGGTGACTTCTCCCTTGCGATTGTAAAGCAAGGCATCGTGTGCTCCGAGACTCCGTGCTCGCGCTCTTTGCTCGTTCAATTCGTTACGCAGGGTGGTCTTATGAAAACAAAAAGGATCGTCCTGGTCCACGGGTCGGGTTGCCCACGCCAGACGGTACGGACGGGGTGTGACCGGAATCGGCCGAACTTCCCAAAGCCGCTCACCCTGACGGGTCAATGCCAGACGCAGGATACATGGCGAAACAAAATCACGACAATGAAGTGACAATTCCCTCTCAATGGAGGCCCGGGGAATTCGAAAACCCCAATACCGGGCCAAAGCCTCCATTCGTCGACGATGCCAAGGCCAAAGGGGCACTCCACGCGACGTAACCTTCATGGTTTCCACAAGACAGAACTCTGGCCGATCGTGATCAAGAACACGAGCCTTGAGGCGGGTTTCGGCAAACTCGGCTATATTATGCGAATCCCAGACAATGCCACTGCCAACCCCATATTCGGCCTCGCCCCGGGTTTTGTGCACGAGCACAGTCCGAATGGCGACGTTGAAATGGATCCGGCGACCAGGCCGTACGACACCCAGGGCTCCGGTATAGATCCGGCGAGGTGATACCTCCAATTGATGAATGACGGCAGCGGTTCGCACCTTGGGAGCGCCGGTGATGGAAGCCGCAGGAAAGAGGGCTCGAAACAGGGATGGGAGATCCGATTCCACCCGCCCACAGACCAGGGAGGTCATCTGCAAGAGGGTCGGGTAACGCTCCACCGAAAAAAGCCGAGGCACATGCACGCTTCCTGTCACGCATGCCCTCCCCAGGTCATTACGTACCATGTCCACGATCATTACATTTTCAGCTCTTTCCTTGGCCGAAGATTGAAGCGATGCGGCCCGTTCGTCATCCTCCTCCATGAAACGTCCTCGTCTGGCCGTGCCTTTCATTGGTTGCGACAGGATAACCCGATTCGTGCGACGGAAAAAAAGCTCGGGCGAGGCACTGCATATGGCCCAGTCCTCGGCCTCCAGATATACGGCATGAGGGGACGGTTGATTTCGAAAAAGTCGGCAAAAAAACGACCAGGGATCGGAACGAAAAACGGCGCGCAAGCGATAGGTGAAATTGACTTGGTAGGTCTCACCGGCGGCCAACAGATCCCGAATACAGTCCAAGGCTCTCCGGTATGAGGCCTCGTCAAGCTCCGGATTCCATTCAATGACGGGAAGAGGTCTGGGTTTGGGACAGGAACACGCCACCGGCTGCGGAAACAGGGCAAACCAGGCTAGCGGCCATTGTCCCGGAAAGCGCCATGGCAAGGCCTCGTCAAAGGCCGATCCGGCCTCGTAGCCGACAAAGCCCACGGCATGAAGTCCTGTGGCCTCCACAAGGGATTCAACACGGGCGAGCAGGTTTGGGACATCGGCTGGAGTCCACGCTTCATGCACGGCCTGGGGGCGGGTATACACCAATAGATCCCGGCCGCTGGCTCGGGCAAGAGCGGCCCGAATCATCCGTGGATTTTTCCTTGCCGATCAATCCGGCCGGTCATTGAAGGCGAAAAAACGAGCCGATGGAGTACCATGCAATTCTTTCCAAAAAAACAGGGCGAAATGCCACGGATTATCCATGACTTCCCGCCCGTCCGGCCGGCAGAAAGACACCGCCCGATCAATTCTTCCTGAACGTTCCGTTGAAGGATCGGCAGTCCCAGAGCTTGTAGTAGTCCTTGCCGCTCATAGTCCCGGTGTTGTTGCTGTCCGAATCGAAAACCATGGTGATGGTGTAGGACCAGTCCTTGTCGCCCTTTTCCTGCTCCATTTTTAGGGTCCGTCCGCTGATGCTGACCTTGTACCAATAGTCGAACTTGTCGTCGCTGTCTTCATACTCGTATTCGTAGGTCGTCTCGTTTTCTGGCAGATAGATGTACTGGTCCTCGCGGTCGGCCTTCTTGATCCGTTCCTCCTCACTGCCTATGGTCAGAGCGCTCTTTGTGATCCCGGTGCAGCGCTCTGATTCCTGCCAATAGGTGAATGTCCCGTAGAAGGCCGTGTTGTCCGTGGCGTTCTCATCATCGGTGCCGCACCCGGTCCCGGACACCAGTCCGGCCAGGGCTAGAAAACCGACCAAGGCCAGTCCCACAAAGCGTTCCG
The nucleotide sequence above comes from Deltaproteobacteria bacterium. Encoded proteins:
- a CDS encoding aminodeoxychorismate synthase, component I — its product is MIRAALARASGRDLLVYTRPQAVHEAWTPADVPNLLARVESLVEATGLHAVGFVGYEAGSAFDEALPWRFPGQWPLAWFALFPQPVACSCPKPRPLPVIEWNPELDEASYRRALDCIRDLLAAGETYQVNFTYRLRAVFRSDPWSFFCRLFRNQPSPHAVYLEAEDWAICSASPELFFRRTNRVILSQPMKGTARRGRFMEEDDERAASLQSSAKERAENVMIVDMVRNDLGRACVTGSVHVPRLFSVERYPTLLQMTSLVCGRVESDLPSLFRALFPAASITGAPKVRTAAVIHQLEVSPRRIYTGALGVVRPGRRIHFNVAIRTVLVHKTRGEAEYGVGSGIVWDSHNIAEFAETRLKARVLDHDRPEFCLVETMKVTSRGVPLWPWHRRRMEALARYWGFRIPRASIERELSLHCRDFVSPCILRLALTRQGERLWEVRPIPVTPRPYRLAWATRPVDQDDPFCFHKTTLRNELNEQRARARSLGAHDALLYNRKGEVTETTIANILIRVGGEWITPFRACGLLAGVGRQRLLERGRVREAHVGRRDLECGERILLVNAVRGAWPAVMVPEE
- a CDS encoding AbrB family transcriptional regulator, which produces MPRLRKIGLWVALTFVSALLAAGLQWAQVPAAMMLGPMLIGVAFALQGSGLAVPNWAFAGAQAVVGCMVAVTITPSTLAALSDSWPVMLLAIALVIFFGALVGLGLMRFGTLPGNTAAWGTSPGGAAAMTAMAESYGADIRMVAFMQYLRVFVVVLTASGVARLLLGHAVDEPVRTWSPGFDAPLGPLGLTMVLVVGGVILGRLGRIPAGALLLPMVFGAVLNSLGLMAITLPPWLLWSAYASLGWYIGLRFTPQTVRYALKAVPQLLLAVFILMLLCGGVAWML